In one window of Kosmotoga pacifica DNA:
- the cobO gene encoding cob(I)yrinic acid a,c-diamide adenosyltransferase, whose amino-acid sequence MARGYVHVYTGNGKGKTTAALGLALRAVCAGKRVFFGQFVKGMDYSELKAVDFLPNFVIEQFGRGCFIHGKPGDEDIKAAKNGLGKLKKILEEGNFDLVVMDEVNIALYFELITSSEVIEAVNNRAEHVEVVLTGRYAPQEVIDLADLVTEMKEVKHYYQKGVEAREGIEF is encoded by the coding sequence ATGGCCAGAGGATATGTTCATGTCTATACCGGAAATGGGAAGGGTAAAACAACCGCAGCGTTAGGATTGGCTTTGAGGGCAGTATGCGCAGGGAAGAGGGTTTTCTTTGGACAATTTGTGAAAGGGATGGATTACAGTGAACTGAAAGCGGTTGATTTTCTTCCAAACTTTGTTATCGAGCAGTTTGGAAGAGGGTGCTTTATACACGGTAAACCCGGAGATGAAGACATAAAGGCTGCCAAAAATGGCCTCGGGAAACTCAAAAAGATACTTGAGGAAGGAAATTTTGACCTTGTGGTGATGGATGAAGTTAATATAGCACTCTATTTCGAACTAATAACTTCTTCTGAAGTCATTGAAGCTGTGAATAATCGCGCGGAACATGTAGAAGTAGTCCTCACTGGAAGATACGCCCCTCAAGAGGTTATCGATCTTGCCGATCTTGTTACTGAAATGAAAGAAGTAAAGCATTACTATCAAAAAGGTGTTGAAGCACGAGAAGGAATCGAATTCTGA
- the rbsD gene encoding D-ribose pyranase, whose product MKRSGIINRKIARIIAEMGHTDRITICDCGFPIPDGAEVVDLSITKGFPRLIDVLRALREELIIEKIILAKEIVDKNPEMHNLVLELFSNTAVEYVEHSEFKKIAAADSKAFIRTGEATPYSNVILSSGVDF is encoded by the coding sequence ATGAAACGAAGCGGGATTATAAATAGAAAGATTGCCAGAATAATAGCAGAAATGGGGCATACAGACAGAATAACGATTTGTGACTGTGGTTTTCCAATACCGGATGGTGCTGAAGTTGTAGATCTATCGATCACCAAAGGGTTCCCCCGGTTGATCGATGTTCTCAGAGCGTTGCGAGAGGAACTTATTATAGAGAAAATAATTTTAGCGAAAGAGATTGTGGATAAAAATCCAGAAATGCATAACTTGGTTTTAGAACTCTTTTCGAATACGGCAGTCGAGTATGTCGAGCATTCAGAATTCAAGAAAATCGCCGCTGCTGATTCGAAAGCGTTCATTAGAACGGGAGAAGCCACTCCATACTCGAATGTTATATTATCATCAGGTGTGGACTTTTAG
- the rbsK gene encoding ribokinase — protein MIAVVGSNNVDVVLTVDHFTRAGETQKCTALNYFPGGKGANQAVAARKLGAEVYFLTCVGNDGSAQFAIENLKKAGLDKGIKEVDSPNGMAIIEVEASGNNRIVIYPGANAYLTENVVESAKNELLKTDILLLQNEIPFSATLHAAHIFHEAGKLVIFDPAPSKDIGKEIFQYVDIITPNESEAVALVGDLPPEMLIKELKKLGCKNVLLKLGEKGIIFSGELGEFSLDAFKVIAIDTTAAGDTFNGALAVAVENGFNIIDAVKFASAAAAISVTRKGAQPSCPTLKEVKSFLNERGVRV, from the coding sequence ATGATAGCAGTAGTTGGAAGCAACAATGTTGACGTAGTCCTCACTGTTGACCATTTCACACGTGCCGGCGAAACTCAAAAGTGCACAGCATTAAACTATTTTCCCGGGGGAAAAGGTGCCAATCAAGCGGTAGCTGCTCGAAAGTTGGGAGCAGAGGTTTATTTCCTGACATGTGTAGGCAATGATGGGAGCGCACAGTTTGCTATTGAAAATTTAAAAAAGGCCGGCTTAGATAAAGGTATCAAAGAAGTTGATTCTCCTAACGGTATGGCGATAATTGAAGTTGAAGCTTCAGGTAACAACCGAATAGTAATCTATCCCGGCGCAAATGCTTATCTCACTGAGAATGTTGTGGAATCTGCTAAAAACGAGCTTTTGAAAACCGACATACTTCTATTACAGAATGAGATTCCGTTTTCTGCGACACTCCATGCTGCTCATATATTTCACGAAGCGGGAAAACTCGTCATTTTCGATCCAGCACCCTCGAAAGATATAGGGAAGGAGATCTTCCAATACGTTGATATAATTACCCCAAATGAATCGGAAGCGGTTGCACTGGTGGGAGATTTACCACCAGAGATGTTGATTAAGGAATTGAAGAAGCTGGGCTGTAAAAATGTACTGTTGAAACTTGGTGAAAAAGGAATCATCTTCTCTGGAGAACTGGGTGAATTCTCTCTTGATGCTTTTAAAGTTATTGCGATAGATACAACAGCCGCTGGCGATACTTTCAATGGAGCCCTCGCTGTGGCTGTCGAAAACGGGTTCAACATAATCGATGCGGTTAAGTTTGCGAGTGCCGCTGCTGCTATTTCGGTTACTCGGAAGGGAGCGCAACCATCCTGTCCCACACTTAAAGAGGTCAAGTCCTTTCTTAATGAACGCGGGGTGAGGGTATGA
- the rbsB gene encoding ribose ABC transporter substrate-binding protein RbsB, translating into MKKVLVLLSFLLLVSVFTLGATYRIGLSLSTLNNPFFVTLRDGALDMADKLGVEVIVADAQDNPAKQLSDIEDFIQQRLDLIVINPTDSDAIVTAVEEANDAGIPVITVDRASNGGKVVCHIASDNVAGGRMAGEFVAKLLGGKGKVVELEGIVGTSAARDRGKGFEAAIAKYPGIKLVAKQTANFNRAEGLVVMENILQANPDIDAVFAQNDEMALGAIEAIKAAGLLGKIYVVGFDAIDDAIEAVKKGEMAATIAQQPYKMGELAVLKAFEYLATETIYIPVDLKLVVNE; encoded by the coding sequence ATGAAAAAGGTACTGGTGTTACTTAGTTTCCTGCTCCTGGTTTCAGTGTTCACATTGGGAGCAACCTACAGGATAGGTCTATCTCTTTCAACGCTCAACAATCCGTTCTTCGTCACTCTGAGAGACGGTGCATTGGATATGGCAGATAAGCTGGGAGTAGAAGTCATAGTTGCAGATGCCCAGGATAACCCGGCGAAACAGCTCAGTGATATTGAAGACTTCATCCAGCAGCGTCTTGATTTGATAGTCATCAACCCAACTGACAGTGATGCGATCGTAACGGCAGTTGAAGAAGCAAATGATGCTGGAATTCCTGTGATAACAGTAGACAGAGCCTCCAATGGTGGAAAGGTTGTTTGCCACATCGCTTCTGATAACGTTGCCGGTGGAAGAATGGCCGGTGAGTTCGTAGCAAAGCTCCTTGGTGGGAAAGGCAAGGTTGTTGAACTGGAAGGTATAGTTGGAACTTCTGCTGCGAGAGACCGCGGAAAGGGTTTTGAAGCGGCCATAGCAAAGTATCCGGGGATTAAGCTGGTAGCGAAGCAAACCGCTAATTTCAACAGAGCGGAAGGATTAGTAGTTATGGAAAATATTCTCCAGGCGAATCCCGATATCGATGCTGTTTTTGCTCAAAATGATGAAATGGCACTTGGAGCAATTGAGGCGATCAAAGCAGCCGGATTGCTTGGAAAGATCTATGTAGTCGGATTTGACGCTATCGATGATGCTATTGAAGCAGTCAAAAAAGGTGAAATGGCTGCGACAATTGCTCAACAACCTTACAAGATGGGAGAACTTGCGGTTTTGAAAGCGTTTGAATATCTTGCAACAGAAACTATCTACATTCCTGTTGATCTAAAACTCGTTGTGAATGAGTAA
- a CDS encoding ABC transporter permease: MKKIIDFFRKFPIIVGFLGIVVLFSLLSDRFLTLSNFLNVLRQISINAIMAFGMTFVILSGGIDLSVGSVFAFAAVVGASILKGGSILWGILAALGVGAAMGTFNGFIIARMNLQPFIVTLSTMAIARSFTQVYTQGRPITGLPAAFRELGRGELLQVPIPIYIMAGVFIAGFYILTNTKLGLYTYSIGGNEEATRLSGVKVNRYKVIIYMISGLLSALSALILTARLNSAQPIFGMGYELDAIAAVVLGGTSLSGGKGSIIGTLFGALVMGIINNGMNLVNVSPFYQQAVKGAVILLAVMAERAGQK, from the coding sequence TTGAAGAAGATCATTGACTTTTTCAGAAAATTTCCCATAATTGTGGGGTTCCTGGGAATTGTGGTTTTGTTCAGCCTTTTGTCTGATCGGTTTCTCACGCTGTCGAATTTTCTAAATGTTCTCAGGCAGATTTCTATAAACGCAATCATGGCCTTTGGTATGACTTTTGTAATATTGTCTGGCGGGATAGATCTTTCGGTTGGTTCTGTTTTCGCCTTTGCAGCGGTCGTAGGTGCTTCGATTTTGAAAGGCGGCTCAATATTGTGGGGAATACTTGCTGCTCTTGGTGTTGGGGCTGCTATGGGTACATTTAATGGTTTTATAATTGCACGAATGAATCTTCAACCTTTCATAGTTACACTTTCTACTATGGCAATTGCGAGAAGTTTTACCCAGGTTTATACACAGGGTAGACCAATTACCGGATTGCCGGCTGCTTTCAGAGAACTAGGTAGAGGAGAATTGCTTCAGGTACCAATTCCAATTTATATAATGGCAGGCGTTTTCATTGCTGGGTTTTATATTCTGACAAATACAAAGCTCGGATTGTACACGTATTCAATAGGTGGAAATGAAGAAGCCACAAGGTTGAGTGGCGTCAAGGTTAATCGTTACAAGGTCATTATTTACATGATTAGCGGACTTCTTTCAGCGTTGAGTGCTCTAATCTTAACGGCGAGGTTGAATAGCGCTCAACCAATATTCGGGATGGGATACGAACTCGACGCAATCGCAGCAGTTGTATTGGGAGGAACAAGTCTTTCTGGTGGTAAGGGTTCAATAATTGGAACATTATTTGGGGCTCTGGTAATGGGAATTATAAACAATGGAATGAACCTGGTAAATGTTTCGCCATTTTACCAGCAGGCGGTAAAAGGTGCAGTAATACTCCTTGCCGTTATGGCTGAACGAGCAGGTCAAAAATAA
- a CDS encoding sugar ABC transporter ATP-binding protein: MKENDPILIMKGITKRFPGVLALNKVDFQLKRGEIHALVGENGAGKSTLIKILSGVHTPDEGEIILDGKSVSFTGPIHAIKVGISVIYQELNLVEDLTVAENIYLGNEGESWFNLRKKNIYRRASELLEKLGFSISATEFVRDLNVSEKQLVEIAKALATNARIIVMDEPTATLTEHETKMLFDHVKNLRARGVSIIFISHRLEEVFEIADTVTVLRDGLRISSDEIANYTRERLITDVVGRKIENMFPKENKVSDEIVFEVQELNVPGYVHNVSFDVRKGEIFGIAGLVGSGKSEIAMGIYGGLKAFAKECRLLGKNFPIPNRPDIALEKGVILVPEDRKSQGLVLVLNVLENVVLQNTKFISKLGHLNWKEGKKITSDLVDRLEVKTPSIRQRVSNLSGGNQQKIVLAKGLLRKPRLAIFVEPTRGIDVGAKVEVYKLMNELANQGVGIIMISSELPEIMGMSDRVLVMHRGEQREVFERSEMSQEKIIAAAMGG; the protein is encoded by the coding sequence GTGAAAGAAAATGATCCCATCCTGATAATGAAAGGGATTACGAAACGTTTTCCTGGTGTGCTTGCTCTGAATAAAGTGGATTTTCAGTTAAAACGCGGAGAAATACACGCCCTCGTTGGTGAAAATGGAGCTGGAAAATCAACCTTGATAAAGATTTTGAGTGGAGTACATACCCCAGATGAAGGAGAAATAATTCTTGATGGAAAATCTGTCAGTTTTACTGGCCCTATTCATGCCATCAAAGTGGGGATTTCGGTAATTTACCAGGAACTGAATCTTGTTGAGGATCTCACGGTTGCGGAGAACATATACCTCGGAAATGAAGGGGAAAGTTGGTTCAATTTGCGGAAGAAGAATATTTATAGACGAGCTTCTGAATTACTTGAGAAACTCGGATTTTCCATTTCCGCGACGGAGTTTGTCCGAGATCTGAATGTTTCGGAAAAGCAATTGGTTGAAATCGCAAAAGCCCTTGCAACCAACGCACGCATCATAGTTATGGATGAACCTACTGCTACACTTACTGAACATGAAACTAAAATGCTGTTCGATCATGTAAAGAATCTCAGGGCAAGAGGCGTTTCGATAATTTTCATATCTCATAGGTTGGAAGAAGTATTTGAGATTGCCGATACGGTTACTGTTTTAAGGGATGGACTGAGAATCTCTTCCGATGAAATTGCCAATTACACTAGGGAACGTCTCATTACGGATGTCGTAGGTCGAAAAATAGAGAATATGTTTCCCAAAGAAAATAAAGTTTCTGATGAAATTGTTTTTGAGGTTCAGGAACTCAATGTGCCCGGTTACGTACACAACGTAAGTTTCGATGTCAGGAAAGGTGAGATATTCGGGATTGCCGGGCTTGTTGGAAGTGGTAAAAGCGAGATCGCAATGGGAATCTATGGAGGCTTGAAGGCATTTGCGAAAGAATGCAGGCTCCTCGGAAAAAATTTTCCGATTCCAAATAGGCCCGATATCGCTCTCGAAAAGGGAGTAATTCTCGTGCCAGAAGATAGAAAGAGCCAAGGTTTGGTGCTTGTTCTGAATGTACTCGAAAATGTTGTCCTCCAGAACACGAAATTTATCTCCAAATTAGGGCATTTGAATTGGAAAGAAGGCAAAAAGATCACGAGCGATCTGGTGGATCGTCTCGAAGTAAAAACGCCTTCTATCAGGCAGAGAGTATCGAACCTTTCAGGTGGTAACCAACAAAAAATTGTTCTCGCCAAAGGGCTTTTAAGAAAACCAAGGCTAGCCATCTTTGTTGAACCTACGAGAGGAATAGACGTTGGAGCCAAAGTTGAAGTTTATAAGCTCATGAATGAACTGGCAAACCAGGGGGTTGGAATTATAATGATTTCCTCGGAACTTCCAGAAATCATGGGAATGAGCGATAGGGTACTCGTTATGCACCGGGGAGAGCAAAGGGAAGTTTTTGAACGTTCAGAAATGAGCCAGGAAAAAATTATAGCTGCTGCAATGGGAGGCTGA
- a CDS encoding LacI family DNA-binding transcriptional regulator — protein MKSKHVSIRDVAKHAGVSIATVSRVFNKTSFVSEELIEKVLTSAKELGYHPNRVAQSLRKGQTKTIGFLIPDIVNPFFSSMVKGAEDFLKSLGYIILLCSSSGDREKENELLVTLYSRKIDGLIAITLEENNPLIDSAISQKVPTILIDNVVNRPFVSCVASDNYGGVKKLMNYLIETGHSSFAFLSGDPIIYSAKERLKAFKDTVKGKDDFEFEILFGEYTYESGIEMVRKLSRIPDAVVCGNDMIAFGAMVELERQGFRIPQDVSVTGFDDILFSRMSQPPLTTVRQDAYLMGRAGAELLINAINEEIKNEVVLLETTLEIRGSTRERK, from the coding sequence ATGAAGTCCAAACATGTGAGTATTAGAGATGTTGCGAAACACGCGGGGGTATCGATAGCTACTGTTTCGAGGGTTTTCAACAAAACCTCTTTTGTGAGTGAAGAGTTGATAGAAAAAGTTCTAACATCCGCTAAAGAACTCGGTTATCATCCAAACAGAGTTGCTCAAAGCCTTAGAAAAGGCCAGACAAAAACGATAGGATTTTTGATTCCGGATATTGTTAATCCATTCTTTTCCTCCATGGTTAAAGGGGCCGAAGACTTCTTGAAGTCTCTCGGATACATCATCTTACTTTGCAGTTCTTCGGGGGACAGGGAAAAAGAGAACGAGCTCCTCGTCACTCTTTATTCAAGGAAGATAGATGGATTGATCGCAATAACCCTTGAGGAGAATAACCCTTTGATAGATTCTGCAATTTCCCAAAAGGTTCCGACAATTCTGATAGATAACGTTGTAAATCGGCCATTCGTTTCGTGTGTTGCTTCTGACAACTATGGTGGTGTTAAGAAATTAATGAATTACCTTATAGAAACCGGGCACAGTTCATTTGCTTTTTTAAGTGGTGATCCTATCATTTATTCCGCTAAAGAAAGACTCAAAGCATTCAAAGATACCGTTAAAGGTAAAGACGACTTCGAGTTTGAGATTCTTTTTGGAGAATATACATACGAAAGCGGCATTGAAATGGTAAGAAAGTTGAGTCGCATTCCAGATGCGGTCGTTTGTGGAAACGATATGATCGCTTTTGGAGCAATGGTTGAACTCGAAAGGCAAGGATTTCGGATACCACAAGACGTTTCTGTCACTGGATTTGATGACATACTGTTTTCCAGGATGAGCCAACCTCCCTTGACAACTGTCAGACAGGATGCTTATTTGATGGGACGGGCTGGTGCTGAACTATTGATTAACGCGATCAATGAGGAAATCAAAAATGAAGTCGTCCTTTTGGAGACAACCCTTGAGATTAGGGGGAGTACTCGTGAAAGAAAATGA
- a CDS encoding phenylacetate--CoA ligase family protein gives MSRWLVKRILGAPELRSKYRIPWSWKLGTRLYNKKSFKETYKQEAFMLLIQEICRNSKFYREHLERFNLKKIRTPEDLGDFFTYPEQLESHPEDFVCKKPDIYFETSGSSGSPKKIGFTREDFLLLAFTTAYGLKKMGVKKNDLYLNAYSYGIWVPGLIIQNALEMLSVPVIPVSHQKPEVIFEKIIDYKPTIVGILPSSLIAITKLAEKCKKELPKIRWFQTGAQHIPRETKEWIKTVWGAKTINGYGATEFGGTFAVECNEGKGYHFNDLLFWVEILNPDQNGYGELVVTTLAFQCMPLIRYRIGDITRFVDDSCDCSFGAAKIDYILGRKDNMFKAAGNNFYPKYFSKAVVEGVFLGVEIDTKESIDRIKIRIVEGSKVDLKRLDTFILDTIEKDELIVETKSESPDSHTGRKIPEVIDLRSRD, from the coding sequence ATGAGCAGATGGCTTGTAAAGCGTATTCTTGGAGCGCCCGAGCTTCGTTCCAAGTATAGGATTCCCTGGAGTTGGAAGCTCGGAACGCGTTTATACAACAAAAAAAGCTTCAAGGAAACCTACAAACAGGAAGCCTTTATGCTACTTATACAAGAAATTTGCCGCAACTCGAAGTTCTATCGCGAACATCTTGAGAGATTCAATCTCAAAAAGATAAGAACTCCCGAGGACCTCGGCGACTTTTTCACCTATCCCGAACAGTTAGAGAGTCATCCTGAAGATTTCGTATGCAAAAAGCCTGACATCTATTTCGAAACTTCTGGCAGTTCTGGAAGCCCAAAGAAAATTGGATTTACCCGTGAAGATTTCCTTTTGTTAGCTTTCACCACAGCCTACGGTTTGAAAAAAATGGGCGTGAAAAAGAACGACCTTTATCTCAATGCTTACAGCTATGGAATTTGGGTTCCCGGTTTGATCATTCAAAACGCCCTTGAAATGCTCAGCGTTCCTGTTATCCCCGTGAGTCATCAGAAACCCGAGGTTATATTCGAAAAGATCATAGATTACAAACCCACAATAGTTGGGATACTGCCGTCCTCGTTGATTGCGATAACAAAACTCGCTGAAAAATGCAAAAAAGAGCTACCGAAGATCCGATGGTTTCAAACGGGTGCGCAACATATTCCCAGGGAAACAAAGGAATGGATCAAAACCGTGTGGGGTGCGAAGACTATCAACGGGTATGGTGCAACGGAATTTGGTGGAACGTTCGCAGTAGAGTGCAACGAAGGAAAGGGCTACCACTTCAACGATCTCCTGTTCTGGGTTGAAATACTCAACCCGGATCAGAATGGATACGGCGAGCTTGTGGTGACAACACTCGCTTTTCAATGTATGCCGCTGATAAGATACAGAATAGGAGATATAACTAGATTCGTAGATGATAGTTGTGATTGCTCCTTTGGAGCAGCAAAGATAGACTATATTCTCGGTAGAAAAGATAACATGTTCAAAGCCGCAGGAAACAATTTCTATCCCAAATACTTCTCAAAAGCAGTGGTTGAGGGAGTATTTCTCGGTGTGGAGATCGACACGAAAGAAAGCATCGACCGCATAAAAATACGGATTGTAGAAGGTTCAAAAGTAGATTTAAAAAGGCTCGATACCTTCATTCTTGATACTATCGAAAAGGACGAACTCATAGTTGAAACAAAATCCGAATCTCCGGATTCTCATACCGGAAGGAAAATACCTGAAGTAATTGATCTAAGGTCCCGGGATTGA
- a CDS encoding DUF3795 domain-containing protein, which translates to MEKVIGVCGCICSDCRIYGKDCPGCRAIEGKPCWLHEVGLEICDFYECCVIDKGLEHCGECTEIPCDKFWKNKNPAWTEEQHKKIVEERVVLLKGLAGR; encoded by the coding sequence ATGGAAAAAGTTATTGGAGTATGTGGATGCATTTGTAGTGATTGCAGAATTTATGGAAAGGATTGCCCGGGATGCCGTGCTATAGAGGGCAAGCCATGTTGGTTGCATGAAGTGGGACTTGAGATTTGTGATTTTTATGAATGCTGTGTAATTGATAAGGGGTTAGAGCATTGTGGAGAATGTACAGAAATTCCATGCGACAAGTTTTGGAAGAATAAAAATCCTGCATGGACAGAAGAACAACACAAAAAAATTGTAGAAGAGAGGGTTGTTTTGCTTAAAGGATTGGCAGGGAGGTAA
- a CDS encoding class I SAM-dependent methyltransferase produces the protein MEAKQYDEYLYHWIVDLYEQTVTEIDDVQMIKKMIGTRTRQRIFEVGCGSGRILVPLAKAGHIMTGLDMDNLMLAKLFEKTRGLENITIIQTDAVTVNWGEGYDVVILAGNILLNIVSDNDYKVAQQKFIQKAYSALNPGGYMYLDTNSFAHPEQFFGQPGERVIFEGTDRRGTYGRYLLIDEKYDAQKQLVTGTRRYEITLKSGETFCKEENYVKHIPTVQQMEQWITDAGFVIEQRYGNYKGDPISETTYRAIYWAKKPL, from the coding sequence GTGGAAGCTAAACAGTATGATGAGTATTTATATCATTGGATAGTGGATCTATACGAACAGACAGTAACCGAGATAGATGATGTTCAGATGATTAAGAAAATGATTGGCACGCGTACAAGACAGCGTATTTTTGAGGTGGGCTGTGGCAGCGGTCGTATCCTCGTACCATTGGCAAAAGCCGGGCATATAATGACCGGATTGGATATGGACAACCTGATGTTAGCAAAGCTCTTTGAAAAAACCCGGGGACTGGAAAACATCACAATAATTCAAACAGATGCTGTTACAGTTAACTGGGGTGAAGGATATGATGTTGTAATCCTGGCAGGTAACATCCTGCTTAATATCGTATCCGATAATGATTATAAGGTTGCCCAACAAAAATTTATCCAGAAAGCTTATTCAGCACTCAATCCTGGTGGGTATATGTATCTGGATACTAATTCTTTTGCCCATCCCGAACAATTTTTTGGTCAACCAGGGGAACGCGTGATTTTTGAGGGCACTGATAGACGAGGAACTTATGGACGCTATCTCCTCATAGACGAAAAATATGATGCACAAAAGCAATTAGTCACGGGCACGCGTAGGTATGAAATTACATTAAAATCTGGCGAGACCTTTTGCAAAGAAGAGAACTATGTTAAACACATTCCTACTGTCCAACAAATGGAGCAGTGGATAACTGATGCGGGATTTGTTATTGAGCAGAGATATGGAAATTACAAAGGCGACCCTATTAGCGAAACTACGTATCGCGCTATTTATTGGGCAAAAAAGCCGTTATAA
- a CDS encoding class I SAM-dependent methyltransferase, with protein MSVVSVILTILFWIVVILIGGFIFVEVVIRIIRRFIHFPIPAFIARFIDNPVRRRIQPPAKVVDWISIQDGMCILEIGPGPGTFTIEAAKRVGKKGKVFAIDVQPNVISKLNNRLQRKKIANVTTKVASAYELPFSNNTFDRVFMITVLAEIPDKKKALLEIKRVLKDNGLLAIGEFLPDPDYPRRKTVIYWCKDAGYELVSGYGSVLHYVLTFKKSITVD; from the coding sequence ATGTCTGTTGTTTCCGTAATACTTACGATACTTTTTTGGATAGTTGTTATCTTGATAGGTGGGTTTATCTTCGTCGAGGTTGTAATTAGGATTATACGCCGATTTATCCACTTTCCGATCCCTGCATTTATTGCCCGCTTCATTGACAATCCTGTCAGAAGACGAATACAGCCACCTGCGAAAGTAGTTGATTGGATAAGCATTCAAGATGGTATGTGCATCTTGGAAATAGGTCCTGGTCCTGGGACTTTTACGATTGAGGCAGCAAAACGTGTTGGTAAAAAAGGAAAAGTCTTTGCTATAGATGTACAGCCAAACGTAATTTCAAAACTTAACAATAGGCTTCAGAGAAAGAAAATAGCAAATGTGACAACAAAAGTAGCATCCGCCTATGAACTTCCTTTTTCAAATAACACTTTTGATCGAGTTTTTATGATTACGGTATTGGCTGAAATCCCTGATAAGAAAAAAGCTTTGCTTGAAATCAAGCGTGTTCTAAAAGATAACGGCTTATTGGCAATAGGCGAATTCTTGCCGGATCCAGACTATCCTCGTCGAAAAACGGTGATTTATTGGTGCAAAGATGCTGGTTACGAATTAGTTAGCGGATACGGAAGTGTTCTACACTATGTGCTCACGTTTAAGAAGTCAATTACAGTAGATTAG
- the cpaM gene encoding corrinoid protein-associated methyltransferase CpaM, with product MSTYILMKILESAPSRYDKGIRILTLGRLDKAYDRLTSHIKKGQRVLDLGCGTGALTLRAAQKDAKVKGIDVNSQMLEIAQKRVSEANLTTNIELCEMGVVELGDEESESYDVVMNGLCFSELTEDELIYTLKEVKRLLKPGGFLLIADEVRPKSTLKRILNWLIRVPLVIITYLITQTTTKAVKNLPEKIEEAGLLIVSIRLNKMENFIELYARKPKEGAK from the coding sequence ATGAGCACATATATCTTAATGAAGATACTTGAATCTGCCCCAAGTAGGTATGATAAGGGCATTCGCATTCTCACGCTTGGGAGATTGGATAAGGCTTATGATCGTTTAACATCTCATATAAAAAAGGGGCAGAGGGTCCTTGATCTTGGCTGTGGGACTGGAGCATTGACACTAAGAGCTGCTCAGAAAGATGCAAAGGTCAAGGGGATTGATGTCAATTCTCAAATGTTAGAAATTGCACAAAAACGGGTAAGTGAGGCAAACCTTACAACAAATATAGAGTTATGTGAGATGGGTGTTGTTGAGCTTGGAGACGAAGAATCAGAAAGCTACGACGTAGTGATGAATGGTCTTTGTTTTTCTGAATTGACTGAAGATGAATTAATCTATACCCTGAAAGAAGTAAAAAGACTATTGAAGCCAGGAGGTTTCCTGCTTATTGCAGATGAAGTAAGGCCCAAAAGCACTTTAAAGAGGATTCTCAATTGGCTGATAAGGGTACCTCTTGTAATAATTACATACCTTATCACGCAAACTACTACAAAGGCAGTAAAGAATTTACCAGAAAAAATAGAAGAAGCAGGTTTATTAATAGTGTCAATCCGATTGAATAAAATGGAGAATTTTATCGAGTTATACGCAAGAAAGCCTAAAGAGGGAGCAAAATGA